A single Cryptococcus deuterogattii R265 chromosome 2, complete sequence DNA region contains:
- a CDS encoding WD-repeat protein mip1 has product MHDEVEWARNDELPIQADTRASPARTPGFRRPVENEHDDVGGKEKTTKSGTPFPSTNYQAHQLPPVGRRYLQPAGVLSFPSSTLVCFSHKPIAGAALTMTQYGETPSLPYARDESSTSQVQSAYPAYPAETYEHQEAFVDEEDDFSADVDVGAALQYWTALRHMGGKGKQKEDSEEDKTSKSPWRLRSKLKTVTAGLFICLNLGVDPPDIVKTNPCAKTECWIDPTQLPAPKAIDAIGRNLHQQFETLNPKVKYKAFLDPSIEDTKKNCISMRKTTKDERVVFYYNGHGVPRPTPSGEIWVFNKNYTQYIPVSLYDLQEWLGSPCIYIWECSAAGNILNNFMKSAERRDAEARHASAQAGHEDLPRTSYTEALHLAACKANQILPMSPDLPADLFTCCLTSPIETALRHFVLQDPLPRNTGLSPDDPRARITVDLAMRIPGDLKDRRTPLGELSWIFTAVTDTIAWLSFPRDMFNKLFRQDLLVAALFRNFLLAQRIMSAYHCTPTSIPEIPDTHNHPLWESWDLAVDACLAQLPGIFDQLGEPEPGKPLTIPPGMYKPSTFFAQHLQAFEVWLQHGATVPNKRAARNCNEVVPRSPPEQLPIVLQVLLSQSHRLRALILISRFVDLGPWAVHLSLSIGIFPYVQKLLASPAIELKPVLIYIWARILAIDQSCQIDLLRDSGFTYFTQILAAYPQQGSLVIPNANEHRAMSAFILSILCRDFRQGQTACLNTHVFDACVARLHEDDWLLKTWCLLCVGQLWADYDEAKALFWQSQRQGELLSALRSTSVEVRAAALYAFGTLLGASAISIETPAKGGGGTGAQIGLSDVQQLELEAGVAFACMMSVKEDASPLVRKELVVVISCVVREWRGWLVCAAWVYYEQEAALVAVEDDKPMPKDVVSNTLEQWTMNEDKHPEEHQHNLTLLSSFKVLFETLLDLSVDPHTEVALTASTVVDYIIALLMDSPFVRVEGSAIRSIIKQHSRPRNLPRQASTGHFERHKLSHLNGVPPTLTRASSHHDKSAADSIPSLKRNSSVANALRSLASMTGFSAPETPSEEPPSTEPRQEIPTAPDLSTSAYISPYPETGHERVQPDSHSTGTSSTGRKPSSLKYLNSHMNTRSSLGILPPRLDQTPAEAYQVLEALTGEDMERLRMRRMRGRDAGGDVDGRYGNNGLPRSTDLGLGMVAKEVKDDVLPLRSGYFDWAMDYFRTPQMKAPDADEPGSQTYNEQAWKHQRNEQMVERSRASEEFAATHSWNLEAGTLHNDAWPLQLAFHSYDPVLAVTDDTDKICVWDWQNKVKLNKFSNQNIGGSSISSIHFVNEMASSLMLTASTEGSIRIFRDYEIPGETALASTFRAVSETYPVAHSSGLLTAWEQQKGHLLVGGDMKVVRLWDATVERHLRDIATQAGSNLTAISSDEPDGNVFVAGFGDGVVRLFDKRAEDAGEVVLRTWRQHKIWIQSVHLQKGSMRELVTGSMDGEVRVWDVRKPDEPLYTLPRRNEGLMALAVHTGAPVLARTTAITPYSTKQDLEITGFKNPLQPQRLAKISIPVPPAYNTPRHRAVDFLPSSASLVFHPVEMVVAAGGFDTSGTVKLFRCPAPDLPLGGNWDQSNGVVNGYLY; this is encoded by the exons ATGCATGATGAAGTGGAGTGGGCCAGGAACGATGAGCTGCCGATACAAGCTGATACTCGAGCTTCTCCAGCGAGGACGCCTGGATTTAGACGTCCGGTGGAAAATGAACATGATGATgtgggagggaaagagaagacgaCCAAATCAGGCAcacccttcccctccaccaaTTATCAGGCTCATCAGTTACCGCCAGTAGGACGTCGGTATCTCCAGCCAGCTGGAGTGctttcatttccatcatctaCTCTTGTCTGTTTTAGCCATAAGCCCATTGCCGGCGCAGCCCTCACCATGACCCAGTACGGAGAGACTCCATCCCTCCCGTACGCCCGCGACGAAAGCTCGACGTCTCAAGTCCAGTCAGCCTATCCGGCATATCCCGCCGAAACTTACGAACATCAGGAAGCATTtgtggacgaggaggatgatttCTCAGCCGATGTAGATGTCGGGGCCGCACTACAGTACTGGACCGCTTTAAGGCATATGGGTGGCAAAggaaagcaaaaagaggattcagaagaggacaaaA CGAGCAAATCGCCTTGGCGTCTCAGGTCAAAGCTAAAAACCGTGACAGCTGGTCTGTTCATTTGCTTGAATCTTGGAGTCGATCCCCCCGACATCGTCAAGACCAATCCATGTGCTAAGACGGAATGCTGGATCGACCCGACGCAGTTGCCGGCACCCAAGGCTATAGATGCCATTGGCAGAA ATCTGCATCAACAATTCGAGACTTTAAATCCCAAGGTCAAATACAAGGCG TTCCTTGATCCGTCTATCGAAGACACCAAGAAGAATTGCATCAGCATGAGGAAAACCACCAAGGACGAACGAGTGGTCTTCTATTATAACGGGCACGGTGTCCCTCGTCCAACTCCTTCAGGAGAAATCTGGGTGTTCAATAAAA ACTATACCCAATACATTCCCGTAAGCTTGTACGACTTGCAAGAATGGCTTGGATC GCCATGTATCTACATTTGGGAATGCTCAGCGGCCGGTAacatcctcaacaactTTATGAAATCTGCTGAACGTCGTGACGCAGAAGCTCGTCATGCTTCCGCTCAAGCTGGTCACGAAGATCTCCCCCGTACCTCCTACACTGAGGCACTCCATCTTGCAGCTTGCAAAGCCAATCAGATCCTACCCATGTCTCCTGATCTTCCTGCTGATCTCTTTACCTGTTGCCTTACGTCTCCTATCGAGACTGCTCTCCGTCATTTTGTTCTTCAGGACCCTTTACCGAGAAACACTGGCTTGAGTCCTGACGAcccaagggcaaggataACAGTGGACCTTGCAATGAGGATACCGGGTGACTTGAAGGATAGGAGGACACCATTGGGAGAGCTGAGCTGGATATTTACCGCTGTGACAGATACGATCGCATGGTTGTCATTCCCTAGGGACATGTTTAACAAGCTCTTCCGACAAGATCTTCTCGTGGCTGCTCTGTTCCGCAATTTCCTCCTGGCTCAAAGAATCATGTCGGCTTACCATTGCACACCTACATCAATCCCAGAAATCCCTGACACACATAATCATCCGCTCTGGGAGTCATGGGATCTAGCTGTCGACGCATGTCTCGCGCAGCTTCCTGGAATATTTGATCAACTGGGTGAACCTGAGCCAGGAAAGCCTCTGACAATTCCTCCTGGAATGTACAAACCAtcgaccttcttcgcccAACATCTACAAGCATTTGAGGTCTGGCTGCAACACGGCGCCACAGTTCCAAACAAACGAGCAGCTCGGAATTGCAATGAAGTTGTTCCTCGGTCACCACCCGAGCAACTCCCCATTGTTTTGCAGGTTCTGCTTTCTCAATCCCATCGTTTACGAGCCCTTATTCTTATCTCACGATTTGTCGATCTCGGCCCTTGGGCCGTTCATTTGTCACTCTCGATCGGTATCTTTCCCTACGTCCAGAAACTCCTTGCTTCTCCGGCCATTGAGTTGAAACCGGTTTTGATCTACATTTGGGCACGAATCTTGGCCATCGACCAGTCATGTCAAATCGACCTCTTGCGTGACTCTGGCTTCACCTATTTCACTCAAATCCTTGCTGCCTACCCACAACAAGGCTCTCTGGTCATCCCCAACGCCAATGAACATCGTGCCATGTCGGCTTTCATTCTAAGTATACTCTGTCGCGACTTTAGGCAAGGGCAGACGGCGTGCCTCAATACTCACGTTTTTGATGCTTGCGTTGCGCGATTGCACGAGGACGATTGGCTGTTGAAGACCTGGTGTCTTCTTTGCGTTGGCCAGCTCTGGGCTGATTACGACGAGGCAAAAGCACTGTTTTGGCAGTCTCAGCGACAGGGCGAGCTCCTCTCTGCTCTACGAAGCACATCTGTGGAAGTACGTGCCGCGGCTCTGTATGCCTTTGGTACTCTTTTAGGCGCATCAGCCATCTCGATTGAGACTCCTGCAAAGGGAGGGGGTGGAACTGGCGCCCAAATCGGGCTTTCTGACGTCCAACAGTTAGAGTTGGAAGCCGGTGTCGCATTTGCGTGTATGATGTCTGTCAAAGAGGATGCCAGCCCTTTGGTCCGCAAAGAGCTGGTTGTCGTAATCAGCTGCGTAGTGCGCGAATGGAGGGGTTGGCTGGTCTGCGCCGCTTGGGTGTACTACGAGCAGGAGGCGGCCTTAGTTGCcgtggaagatgacaagCCCATGCCCAAGGATGTAGTATCCAATACGCTTGAACAATGGACAATGAACGAGGACAAGCATCCTGAAGAGCATCAGCATAACTTAACGCTGCTTAGCAGTTTCAAGGTGCTTTTTGAGACACTATTGGACTTGTCTGTGGACCCTCATACAGAGGTTGCCTTAACAGCGTCTACTGTGGTTGATTATATCATCGCCCTTCTTATGGACTCACCTTTCGTCCGAGTGGAAGGCTCGGCCATTCGCAGCATTATCAAGCAACATAGCCGACCACGAAATCTCCCTCGTCAGGCGTCTACTGGTCATTTTGAAAGACACAAATTATCCCATCTTAATGGTGTACCGCCCACTCTCACCAGAGCCAGTTCACACCATGACAAATCTGCGGCTGACAGTATTCCATCCCTAAAACGAAACAGTTCTGTGGCCAACGCTCTGAGGAGTCTTGCATCCATGACCGGCTTCAGTGCTCCTGAAACTCCTTCTGAAGAGCCGCCCTCCACTGAACCCCGACAAGAAATTCCTACTGCTCCTGATCTTTCCACTTCGGCCTACATTTCTCCCTACCCTGAAACCGGGCATGAGCGTGTCCAGCCTGACTCTCATTCTACTGGTACTTCTAGCACGGGACGTAAACCTTCTTCGCTGAAATACCTCAATTCTCACATGAACACCCGCTCTTCGCTTGgaatccttcctcctcgactCGATCAAACGCCTGCTGAAGCATACCAGGTTCTCGAGGCGCTTACGGGAGAGGATATGGAGCGtttgagaatgaggaggatgagaggcAGAGATGCTGGTGGAGACGTGGATGGACGTTACGGAAATAACGGTTTGCCGAGATCGACAGACTTAGGACTGGGGATGGTTGCTAAGGAAGTCAAGGATGATGTGTTACCGCTAAGGAGCGGATACTTTGACTGGGCAATGGACTACTTTAGAACGCCCCAGATGAAG GCGCCAGATGCGGATGAGCCGGGTAGTCAAACTTATAACGAACAGGCATGGAAACATCAGAGAAATGAGCAGATGGTCGAGAGGAGTCGGGCAAGTGAAGAGTTCGCTG CCACTCACTCATGGAATTTGGAAGCCGGGACATTGCATAATGACGCGTGGCCTCTTCAACTGGCGTTCCATTCTTATGACCCTGTTTTAGCGGTCACTGACGACACTGACAAGATCTG CGTTTGGGACTGGCAAAATAAAGTCAAACTCAATAAGTTCAGCAATCAAAATATCGGGGGAAGCAGTATCTCGTCAATACATTTCGTTAACGAGATGGCATCATCTTTAATGCTAACAGCGTCGA CGGAAGGAAGCATTCGTATCTTCCGTGACTACGAGATACCTGGCGAAACGGCACTCGCATCAACCTTCCGCGCGGTCTCCGAGACCTATCCTGTCGCTCATAGCAGCGGCCTGCTTACGGCCTGGGAACAGCAGAAGGGGCATCTACTCGTTGGAGGTGACATGAAGGTCGTAAGATTATGGGATGCTACTGTGGAGAGGCATCTTCGA GATATTGCTACGCAAGCTGGATCTAATCTTACTGCCATCTCTTCTGACGAGCCAGATGGCAACGTGTTCGTTGCAGGCTTTGGTGATGGTGTCGTTAGACTGTTTGATAAGCGTGCAGAAGATGCTGGCGAAGTGGTGTTGAGGACTTGGAGACAGCATAAGATTTGGATTCAGAGTGTGCACTTGCAAAAAGGAAGCATGAGAGAATTGGTCACTGGAAG CATGGACGGTGAAGTCAGAGTCTGGGATGTGAGGAAGCCAGACGAGCCACTATATACATTGCCGCGCAGAAATGAAGGCTTAATGGCTTTGGCTGTGCACACTGGTGCTCCCGTGCTTGCACG GACCACGGCAATCACACCATATTCAACCAAACAAGACCTCGAAATCACCGGCTTCAAGAATCCACTGCAGCCCCAAAGACTGGCGAAGATTAGTATTCCTGTGCCACCCGCGTATAACACGCCCAGGCATCGAGCTGTAGATTTTTTGCCAAGCTCAGCTTCCTTGGTATTCCATCCT GTTGAAATGGTGGTGGCGGCCGGTGGATTCGATACGTCTGGCACGGTCAAGCTGTTCAGATGCCCAGCACCGgatcttcctcttgggGGCAACTGGGACCAGTCGAATGGCGTAGTGAATGGGTATCTTTATTAG